The genomic DNA GATGAAGGGGTGGATTATGCTCATGTTATTCGTCGGATTGATCGGGGCGGGACTGTGGAATGAGAGTAAGCTCCCACAGGCGCGCCTGCCAGAGCTCTCGGACACGGACAAACGGTTCCTCTTGAGCCTAGCACGACGCCAGTTGGAATCGGTGATCACCACCGGGAGGGGGATCACTGTCGATCGGGGGTCAATCCCGGAGAACGTGCAGGTCCCGGCGGCTTGTTTCGTCACTCTGAACGAGGACGGGATGTTGCGGGGATGCATACTCGATTCGTTCACCCCGCACGAGCCGATGTACAAAAACGTGATGCGCAACGTGGTCCTGGCCGCGACGAGCGATCCCCGATTTCCGCCGGTGCGGCCGGCGGAGCTTCCCAAGATCGAGATAGAGATAAGCGTGCTCGATCGGCCGAAACCGCTCTCTTTCTCCGGACCGGATGACCTTCTGCGAAAACTGCATCCCGGGGTGGACGGGGTGATCCTCAAGACGCGTACCGGGTCATCGACCTACCTCCCGCAGGTGTGGGAGACCTTCCCCGATCCGGTTGACTTCCTCTCCAGCCTGTGCGAGAAGCAGGGAGCTGATCCCAACTGCTGGAGGAGCGATCCCCCTCCTACGGTGGAGATTTACCATGTGATCCACTTTTCGGAAAGTGATCTGGGGGATGAGCGCTGAACCCGTTTACGCGGATTCCGTTCGCTTCGAGAACTGGCAGTTCACGGTAATGTCATCGCGGGCCGGGGTACGGTTGATCGACCTGCACGGCATGTCCCCAGCTGTGCTCGCCTCCCGGCTTAAGGCTCGGCTTGCCCACGGAGGGAACCGGGATGCCGTGGCCCAGCTTTTCGAATATTTCTCCGGGTCCAGGAGGCAATTTGACCTTCCGCTCGATCTACGCGGGACCGCGTTTCAGCTTGCGGTGTGGGAGAAATTGTTGGGGGTGCCGTACGGCGAGACGATCTCTTACGGCGAATTGGCGCTCGAAATCGGAAAACCGACGGCAGCCCGAGCGGTTGGCGCGGCGGTCGGCGCAAACCCGATTCCGATCATCGTCCCGTGCCACCGCGTGATCGGCAAAACCGGGGGGCTCGTCGGGTTCGGGGGTGGGCTCGATCTGAAGCGCCGGCTCCTTGCCCTCGAGGGAGTGATCCTGGATTAGTCGTCAAGGTTGTGGGCGATGAGCTCCGGAGTGTCGGGCTCTACGTGCACGAGGACGTTCACCGGATACCGGTAGGCGCGCTTGATCGCGTCTTCTACCTGCATCGAGATGCGGTGCCCCTCGAGGACCGATAGCCTCGGGTCGACGAGGACGTGAAGGTCGACGAACACCTCCCGCCCCACGCGGCGGGTGCGCAGGTTGTGAAAGCTACGCACTCCTGGGATCTGGATGATCGCCTCCTCGATCTGTCGCCGTTCGGGCAGGGAGAGGCTCCCCTCGCTCAGTTCGTGCAACACATCCCCTATGGTGTGCGCCCCGGCAGCGATGACCATCAGCCCCACGACTATTCCAGCGATCTGATCGGCGTGCCCGAACCCGACCATTCCCCCGATCCCACCGAGTAGGACCGCCATCGAGGAGAGGGCGTCTGAGCGGTGGTGCCAGGCGTTGGCACGGAGCGCCGTACTGTTGGCGCGGGCAGCGGCCCGGAGGGTGAGACGAGCGATCCATTCCTTGGCCAGTATCGATCCGACAGCGATGATGATGACCGCGAATCCAGGATAAGAAGTGCGATGTGAGTACAGGGCTGCTCCCGCCTTCCCGGCGAGGTATGCTCCAACGATGATCAGGCCCGCGGCGACGACCCCACCCGCGATCGTCTCGTAACGCCCATGCCCGTAAGGATGAGATGAATCCGGTTTGCGCCTTCCCAGTTGGATCCCGCCGAGCACGACGAGGTCGGTGGCGAGATCGGAGCCGGAGTGCATTCCATCGGCGATCAGTCCGATCGATCCGGTGAGAATTCCTCCAAGGAGCTTTGCGGCAAGAAGGATGACGTTCACCAGGGTTCCGAGGAGGGTCACCCGCACCCCGGAATCGCTCACGGCTCGTCCGGGAAGATCGTTCATGCCCCCTCCCAAAATGAAAATCCAGGCGGCGTCCTACTCTCCCAGCCCCTCGCGAGGCTAG from Candidatus Bipolaricaulota bacterium includes the following:
- the amrA gene encoding AmmeMemoRadiSam system protein A, encoding MKGWIMLMLFVGLIGAGLWNESKLPQARLPELSDTDKRFLLSLARRQLESVITTGRGITVDRGSIPENVQVPAACFVTLNEDGMLRGCILDSFTPHEPMYKNVMRNVVLAATSDPRFPPVRPAELPKIEIEISVLDRPKPLSFSGPDDLLRKLHPGVDGVILKTRTGSSTYLPQVWETFPDPVDFLSSLCEKQGADPNCWRSDPPPTVEIYHVIHFSESDLGDER
- a CDS encoding methylated-DNA--[protein]-cysteine S-methyltransferase produces the protein MSSRAGVRLIDLHGMSPAVLASRLKARLAHGGNRDAVAQLFEYFSGSRRQFDLPLDLRGTAFQLAVWEKLLGVPYGETISYGELALEIGKPTAARAVGAAVGANPIPIIVPCHRVIGKTGGLVGFGGGLDLKRRLLALEGVILD
- a CDS encoding cation transporter translates to MNDLPGRAVSDSGVRVTLLGTLVNVILLAAKLLGGILTGSIGLIADGMHSGSDLATDLVVLGGIQLGRRKPDSSHPYGHGRYETIAGGVVAAGLIIVGAYLAGKAGAALYSHRTSYPGFAVIIIAVGSILAKEWIARLTLRAAARANSTALRANAWHHRSDALSSMAVLLGGIGGMVGFGHADQIAGIVVGLMVIAAGAHTIGDVLHELSEGSLSLPERRQIEEAIIQIPGVRSFHNLRTRRVGREVFVDLHVLVDPRLSVLEGHRISMQVEDAIKRAYRYPVNVLVHVEPDTPELIAHNLDD